AATAAGGGTTTCTTATCATGATGAAGATCGAAAAGAAAGCAAAAATATATCGGTAACCATGCGTACGCCAGGTAATGATACGGAACTTGCTGCAGGGTTTCTGTTTACGGAAGGAATTATTTCCAGCTGTGAGCAGATTAAAAATGTAAACCATTCTCAGGCAGAATGTTCCAGAAATCGAGAAAATATTGTGATAGTAGAGCTTGTAGAGGGCTTTACGCCCCAACTGATGAAAGCTGACAGAAACTTTTATACAACCTCCAGTTGTGGAGTATGCGGAAAAGGTTCTATTGAATCAATACGAACGGTTAGCTCCTTTCAGAATCTTAAAAAAGAACATCAGAAAGTAGCACTTTCTACATTGTATCAATTATCAGAAAAATTACAGTCTTTTCAAAATAATTTCAGTGCAACAGGCGGAATTCATGCCTCCGGTATTTTTGATTTAGATGGTGACTTGCTCGCCTTACGGGAAGATGTAGGAAGACATAACGCATTGGATAAGCTTATTGGGCACGCCCTCTTTACCAAAATGCTTCC
This genomic interval from Chryseobacterium joostei contains the following:
- the fdhD gene encoding formate dehydrogenase accessory sulfurtransferase FdhD; translated protein: MKTNILENKSVHKIEIVKVKENNSFPYTDDISVEEPLEIRVSYHDEDRKESKNISVTMRTPGNDTELAAGFLFTEGIISSCEQIKNVNHSQAECSRNRENIVIVELVEGFTPQLMKADRNFYTTSSCGVCGKGSIESIRTVSSFQNLKKEHQKVALSTLYQLSEKLQSFQNNFSATGGIHASGIFDLDGDLLALREDVGRHNALDKLIGHALFTKMLPLTHKILVLSGRASFELIQKAAMAGISIVAAIGAPSSLAVDLAKEFDITLLGFLRDNRFNIYNQSASLEIMQK